Proteins encoded in a region of the Rhodococcus sp. SBT000017 genome:
- a CDS encoding PRC-barrel domain-containing protein produces the protein MLFSESIGRKVVSTSTADTVGAVGEFLVDPRSRTVAGLQIKKSKTGDALMWSGISSFGSDAVTVESADSIVDIGTEDSLSELHGKAHRVIGKRALSTAGVDLGTVDDVEFDPETGAVTSVIVDTVSIEGRTLTGVGSYAVVLDHRDR, from the coding sequence ATGTTGTTCTCAGAGTCCATCGGACGCAAGGTAGTGAGCACCTCCACCGCCGACACTGTCGGGGCCGTCGGGGAATTTCTTGTCGATCCGCGAAGTCGCACCGTAGCCGGTCTACAGATCAAGAAAAGCAAAACCGGTGATGCGCTTATGTGGTCCGGTATTTCCTCGTTCGGTTCGGACGCAGTGACAGTCGAGTCGGCGGACTCCATCGTCGATATCGGAACCGAGGACTCACTGTCCGAACTGCACGGCAAAGCCCACCGCGTGATCGGTAAACGCGCGCTCAGTACCGCTGGGGTCGATCTCGGCACGGTTGACGACGTGGAGTTCGATCCGGAGACAGGCGCTGTCACGTCGGTGATCGTGGACACCGTATCCATCGAGGGACGCACCCTCACCGGAGTCGGGTCGTATGCCGTCGTCCTCGATCATCGGGATCGCTGA
- a CDS encoding PRC-barrel domain-containing protein — protein sequence MSEKLMRSSEIAKRPVVTFAGEDVAQVKDIVYAPDGGAVAGFTLAGRGLFSGPKKEVMPWRSVAALGPDAVMILSEDALTPADQMFAAAEDDGENFEPAPERRGDILGSTVLTDTGTDLGTVVDVIIEVSGRNGGQCDVVGYEIKSSESMKNKGATVLIPLPDTLAASGEHLMVPASATDFVRDDLAGFGAAVDAFRAQLKGTR from the coding sequence ATGAGCGAAAAATTGATGCGGTCGAGTGAGATCGCCAAAAGGCCCGTAGTCACCTTCGCAGGCGAGGACGTCGCGCAGGTCAAGGACATCGTGTACGCCCCGGATGGCGGGGCCGTAGCAGGCTTCACCCTCGCAGGCCGAGGCCTTTTCTCCGGCCCGAAGAAAGAGGTCATGCCGTGGCGATCGGTGGCTGCCCTCGGACCTGACGCGGTGATGATTCTCAGCGAGGACGCTCTGACCCCCGCCGATCAGATGTTCGCCGCAGCCGAGGACGACGGTGAGAATTTCGAGCCTGCGCCGGAGCGTCGTGGGGACATTCTGGGTTCTACTGTCCTGACGGATACGGGAACGGATCTGGGCACTGTCGTCGACGTGATCATCGAGGTGAGCGGACGGAACGGCGGGCAGTGCGACGTCGTCGGCTACGAGATCAAGTCCTCCGAGTCGATGAAGAACAAGGGAGCAACCGTGCTCATCCCGCTGCCGGACACACTTGCGGCCTCGGGCGAGCACCTCATGGTTCCGGCCAGTGCCACCGATTTCGTACGTGACGACCTCGCAGGTTTCGGCGCGGCCGTGGACGCCTTCCGAGCACAGCTGAAGGGAACTCGCTGA